The nucleotide sequence TGCGCCGCTACCGGTTGATATTGTAGCACTCTCCTGTGAACCATATGCTGAATTTATTCCCCAGCCAAAATATTTAACTTCAGTTGTTCCCTGTTGATAAGCTAAATAATATTTACCGCCACCAGAACCATAAACTGTAAGTGAAGGACTTGTACTGTTTGCATCTGTGTTTGGAACATTACCGCGGCTGTAAACAGCAGAGACATTATAACTTGTGTTAATTGCAAATTCTTTACCTGTAAAAGCAGTTGATGAGGTTGGTTTATGAATAACAAAGACATAACCATTAAGCGCTGTAACCACCGAATTTGCATTGTAAGTATAGGCGCTAATATAATCCACTAAACTTCTCCATCTAAAGCTGCCTAATCTATACTGAGCCAACAGTATGGAAGGCGTAGCCCAACCGAGATCATCTACATCACTCTGATAGGTTATATAAATAAGATCGTAACCATCATTGGAGCAGGCAATGGAAGGGCACTTGGCATTACTGCCTGCAATGTTTACTTTTTGTTCAGCGCTCCAGGTTGCGCCTGCATCTGTGCTGCGGCTGTACCAAACGCTGCCCATTGATTCATAGACCATATGTAAATAATTGTAACTATCAGCTACTATTTTACGTTGGCTTGTGGTGCTTAAACCAGTTGTAACACTAGATATTAGATGCCCTTTAAGATTTGCGGTAACAACAGCACCTGAAGAAGTAAAAACAATAGGCGTTTCATTTGTGTTGGCATTTTGTAATGTTGCATTCGTTGTACTCCAGTTTTGGAAATAGCAGGTTCTTGTGCCGATGGAACCACCGAAATTTACTGATTGGGTTTGGGTGGTGTGAACGGTATAATATGGTGGATTCCAATTTTGACCTGGACCGCTTTGATTGAGAAAAATCCCATTGTAATGAATTCCACCACTTGTCGTAGTATTTATATTCAATACTAATGGTGTTGCATAGGAATAAAATATTCCATTCGTGCCTCTGTTACGGTAATTATTTCCATAACCTGCATCCTGGTAATCATAAAGCCAGGGATCTTTGAATTCAACATTTCCTCTATACACATTAGTCTCGGGTAAAAATGAATTTATTGTTAAATCCCCCGAAGCGACTAATCCAAAATATGATGCAATTGTGTTGGTACTGCCGTCGATAGTAAAAGTGTTATGATTTATGATTTGGCTACTTGAGCCCCAATTATAAAATTTTTCAGTTGAGTTATATAATGACTGTGATGCTTTAAAAATCTGCACTGAATTTTTATTAAAGTTGAATAATGATGATAAGATAGGATAGCCAATGAAACTTGAACCTTCCCATAGATTTAAAGTTGATCCTGTCATTTGTGAACCGCTTGCAGTATATTGATCAATAGTTATATCAACTAAACCCAACGCATTGTAAAAGGTACTATTAGATAAGCTAGTGCCGCCATTTGGAAAACTAGGGCAATAACCTTGTGTATGTACACCAACAGCGTACCCTGTTGCCTCATCAATGATAGGGCTTCCGGAATTTCCACCCTGAGTATCAGTATTATAATATAATGCGTTATTAGTTACATTATATGAAGAAAATGAACCTACAGAGGTTTGTTGAATGTAGTTTGATGATCCATCGTCTGTACCGTATCCTGTAATCCGGATATTCGTAGGATTATTTTTCCTTGTTATTTTTAAATAGCTTCCATATTGTTCTATTGGATATTTACCTGTTATAGAATTAGCATATACACTAAAGACAGCCCAATCTTTACCCTCTATAGGATTTCCTTGCCAATCACGTACATCTTGTTTAGCAATGCTGCCAATATCAATAGTATATCTATCAGCATCACCGGAATGCTGTATTACACCACCTGAAGTTGAGTTTGGAACATTGAATTCAAGGACTAAATTGTTTGTATTTTCAAAACAATGCCCGGCAGTAACAAACTTATTATTTTTTGTTGCCCAGGCTGTTCCTACTACTACATCGCCCCGTACAATTCTTCCTATTGCGTTATTAAAAGATGGAATCCGATCATCAGTACCGCCGCATATACTACAGGGACTTGGGGGATTTCCTTTTGAAAGGCTTCTATTTTGACTACTAAGGTTAATGAATAAAAGTATTTCAAAAAGTATTAAGAAATTGATGAACAAGAACTTTTTAGAGAACTGCATATTTACCTCTGTATTATTTATTTCTGATTCCCATTGCAACTACTGCGTTGGGGTTGTCTAAGCCTACTGCAACTACTAAATCACCTTTCACAGCGATCTTGTAATAATTTCCATTTATATGTGTTTGATCTATATAGCTCTCCCAGCTTCCTCCGTTATAATGCAGGATCTCCCCAAAAGCTCCCGCAGTAAATATATCATTTGCTCCGTTCCCTCTTATTGAATTAAGTGCATAATTAACCCTGTCAATATGTACTTCCTTTATTAAAGTATCATTTAAAATATTATCGATATTAAAAATTGAAGTGCCGACAAACATAGTTCTATATTTATTCTTAAACCAAAGGGACCTCAGGAAATATAATTCATCGTTTTTTATTTTTCGTTTTATCGTTGAGCCATCTATTAAAAATATTTCCTTCCGAAAGCTCTGATAATCTTTACCGGCAACGCAAATAATATTATCATTATTACCCCATATGTCTGAAATGTCTAAGTCTGTTCCTGTTTCTATTTTTTGCCAGCCTCCAACAGAAGCTTTTCTATTGTATCGTGCAATATTCCCATCGTTGCCTACTATATACAAATAATCTTCATTACCCCAGATTTTGTTAATAATAGATTGAAATATTGTACCAGGAATAATGACTGAATTATAATTTTTCCCATCAAAGTGAATCATGTTCCCTATTCCAAACCAAATATCGTTTTCTCCAAATGAATAAATAGAATAAATTGGACCGTAAAAAGGAGTCCCCTGATAATAAAAAGGTATTTTCTTTAATTCCCACTTCACTCCATCCCAATGAACAGCATTATATGCTTGCGGATCAGGGTTGCCAATTGAATCTTTTAAGTAAATAGCTCCAACAGCCCAAATATTATTTTTATCTATTATCGCTACGTCTTTCAAATCACTTGTCGCAACTCCTGAACCAAATGTAAATGTTTGCCAGGTAAAGTTGTGGCTGGTGGTATCCATTGTAGTTGCAGTTACCTTTGGGCTGCCTTCTGTTATAACGCTGCTGGTTTTTATTAATGCCTGGTAAGCATAACTTTTATCAGGTTGTAAAGAATCATCAACTACTGTTGTGTCAGCAGTTCTCAAAATAATGTTTTTTATTTCTTTATCATCACGCTTAAGTATAAGGCTGCTGCCTGCTGCTCCGCTTATCTTAAGCCAGGCTTCTGTGCAGGAAACATCTTCAACAGTTAAGGAAATGGTTTTTGTCCCATTGGGTTCTGTTGTATTACAGCTTAATATTGAAGTAATTAAAAATATAAGTAGTATGTTCATAATTTTGCTTTTCATTGTAAGTTATCTCTTGTTAAAATTAATGTATAAACCCACGGGGTAAAAAGAGAAGAAAATTTTATCCCCAGCTCAATATAGAAAATTTTCCAAAAAAAAATAGATATGAAAATTATTTTGAAAGAATTTTTATCGGTATGTGGCGTAAGGCACAAGGGAAATTAGATCAACTATTCAATAATTACCGTCTCAAGTTTTAGGTTTCACATTTGACACTTCACTATCAATCTTTCTTTCCTTCTAACTTTTTTATATCTTACACACCACAAAAAAGATTTTGAGTTAATAATATGCTAAAAAAATTTGCAGATGAATTAAAGGACGCCCGGATCAAAAGCGGCATTACACTAAGTCAAATTCATACAAAAACCAGGATAGATATAAAATTTCTTGAAGATATAGAAGCTGGTAATTTTGAAGTGCTTCCCGAAGTTTACCTTCGTGCTTTTATTAGAGCTTTTGCAACCAGTGTTGACTTAGACGAGGTTAACACTATGAAAAGATACGATGCAGCTAAATCGGGCAAGCTGATTAACGAAAAAGATTCATTGGAACCTAACGAAACGAAAGAAGATCAAATGCCAGGAAACCCCAAAAAAGCTTATACCGGAACAGATGTTTCTCATAGTTCCACAACAGAAGATGGAGCTGCCAGGAAGATTAATGTTAATCCTAAACTTTTATTTTTAGCTGGTGTTGTACTTACACTTGTAGTTATAATTTATTTGTTTTTTATAAAGGGTAATTCCAATGAAATTATTACTGAGCGACCGTATGATGAAATTCTTAACGAAACAAAACAAAGATATGAAGCTAAAACTGGTAACGATGCTTCTCCTGTTTCCGGTATAACATCTTTTTCAGTAAAAGATAGTCTTACTCTTTTAATTAAGGCTAAAGATACCGCATGGATTGGCGTTAAATTGGACAACAGCGGAATTGAACAGGACTTTATTTTATATAATTCAAATCAAAAAAAAATTAAAGCTGCAAAAAATTTCTTGCTTACAATTGGTAATTCAAAAAATGTTGAGTTATACTTAAATGAAAAATCACTTGGATTCATAGGCGGAAATAAAGAGGTAAAATTGATAAAGATCGACTCAACCGGATTAACTTATATTACTCCTATAAAGAAAGAAATCAGGTAGAATGAATAAACAAATTCAGACAAGAATAGAAAATCTACGCGAACAGATCAGAGAATACGAACATCAGTACTATGTTCTTGCAGATCCAACCATCAGCGATTACGAATTTGATTTGCTTGTTAAAGAATTAGAAAAACTTGAAACTGAAAATCCCGATCTTATAACACCGGATTCCCCAACTCAACGTGTGGGTAAAGATTTAACAAAAGATTTCAATCAAATTACCCACTCTATACCGATGCTTAGCTTAGCAAATACTTATAGCGAAGAAGAACTTGTTGATTTTAATAAAAGAGTTAGTGATGGATTGCCATCTGGTGAAAAACCGGAATATGTTGTTGAAATGAAAATTGATGGAGTTTCTGTAAGCTTGAAATATGAA is from Ignavibacteriales bacterium and encodes:
- a CDS encoding trypsin-like peptidase domain-containing protein, which translates into the protein MQFSKKFLFINFLILFEILLFINLSSQNRSLSKGNPPSPCSICGGTDDRIPSFNNAIGRIVRGDVVVGTAWATKNNKFVTAGHCFENTNNLVLEFNVPNSTSGGVIQHSGDADRYTIDIGSIAKQDVRDWQGNPIEGKDWAVFSVYANSITGKYPIEQYGSYLKITRKNNPTNIRITGYGTDDGSSNYIQQTSVGSFSSYNVTNNALYYNTDTQGGNSGSPIIDEATGYAVGVHTQGYCPSFPNGGTSLSNSTFYNALGLVDITIDQYTASGSQMTGSTLNLWEGSSFIGYPILSSLFNFNKNSVQIFKASQSLYNSTEKFYNWGSSSQIINHNTFTIDGSTNTIASYFGLVASGDLTINSFLPETNVYRGNVEFKDPWLYDYQDAGYGNNYRNRGTNGIFYSYATPLVLNINTTTSGGIHYNGIFLNQSGPGQNWNPPYYTVHTTQTQSVNFGGSIGTRTCYFQNWSTTNATLQNANTNETPIVFTSSGAVVTANLKGHLISSVTTGLSTTSQRKIVADSYNYLHMVYESMGSVWYSRSTDAGATWSAEQKVNIAGSNAKCPSIACSNDGYDLIYITYQSDVDDLGWATPSILLAQYRLGSFRWRSLVDYISAYTYNANSVVTALNGYVFVIHKPTSSTAFTGKEFAINTSYNVSAVYSRGNVPNTDANSTSPSLTVYGSGGGKYYLAYQQGTTEVKYFGWGINSAYGSQESATISTGSGA
- a CDS encoding glucosyl transferase, with translation MKSKIMNILLIFLITSILSCNTTEPNGTKTISLTVEDVSCTEAWLKISGAAGSSLILKRDDKEIKNIILRTADTTVVDDSLQPDKSYAYQALIKTSSVITEGSPKVTATTMDTTSHNFTWQTFTFGSGVATSDLKDVAIIDKNNIWAVGAIYLKDSIGNPDPQAYNAVHWDGVKWELKKIPFYYQGTPFYGPIYSIYSFGENDIWFGIGNMIHFDGKNYNSVIIPGTIFQSIINKIWGNEDYLYIVGNDGNIARYNRKASVGGWQKIETGTDLDISDIWGNNDNIICVAGKDYQSFRKEIFLIDGSTIKRKIKNDELYFLRSLWFKNKYRTMFVGTSIFNIDNILNDTLIKEVHIDRVNYALNSIRGNGANDIFTAGAFGEILHYNGGSWESYIDQTHINGNYYKIAVKGDLVVAVGLDNPNAVVAMGIRNK
- a CDS encoding DUF4115 domain-containing protein, with protein sequence MLKKFADELKDARIKSGITLSQIHTKTRIDIKFLEDIEAGNFEVLPEVYLRAFIRAFATSVDLDEVNTMKRYDAAKSGKLINEKDSLEPNETKEDQMPGNPKKAYTGTDVSHSSTTEDGAARKINVNPKLLFLAGVVLTLVVIIYLFFIKGNSNEIITERPYDEILNETKQRYEAKTGNDASPVSGITSFSVKDSLTLLIKAKDTAWIGVKLDNSGIEQDFILYNSNQKKIKAAKNFLLTIGNSKNVELYLNEKSLGFIGGNKEVKLIKIDSTGLTYITPIKKEIR